The proteins below are encoded in one region of Neofelis nebulosa isolate mNeoNeb1 chromosome 17, mNeoNeb1.pri, whole genome shotgun sequence:
- the ZNF835 gene encoding zinc finger protein 835 — MEGLLTVATPQGPEVGETREQEGRFKDRQENQKSCLKQEATAPGEEPAKDGVQERGELGGVPGTGRSPPLPQAGGRPRRRGAPRKNPKQKRAGSGEEERGGGGPRKPWTCGDCGKAFSYCSAFTLHQRTHTGERPFACADCGKAFSQSVHLTLHRRTHTGERPYACPECGKAFSQGSYLASHWRTHTGERLHRCADCGKAFARPTHLAQHRRVHTGERPYACGQCAKAFRNRSSLLEHQRVHTGEKPYACARCQKAFRFSSALIRHRRTHTAERPYACGQCAKAFTQLAHLAQHRRVHTGEKPYACPECGAPFSQSASLAEHRRIHTGEKPYACAQCGKAFTQVSHLAQHRRVHTGERPYACADCGRAFSNRSHLAQHRLVHTGARPYRCPECGAAFSHVSSLIEHQKIHTGEKPYRCGDCGKAFSQGSSLTLHRRMHTGERPYACPECGKAFSNRAYLIQHHIVHTGEKPYECGGCGKAFSFSSALIRHQRTHADGRPCPRVRCGHTATPLPHLTGPPGSPREEEPGSGSDPTQSATDRQKDELMPNGDL; from the coding sequence ATGGAAGGACTCTTGACCGTGGCCACCCCCCAGGGCCCCGAGGTGGGGGAAACCCGGGAACAAGAGGGTCGGTTCAAGGACCGGCAGGAGAACCAGAAAAGCTGTTTGAAGCAAGAGGCCACGGCCCCCGGGGAAGAGCCCGCCAAGGACGGTGTGCAGGAGCGGGGCGAGCTCGGCGGGGTGCCGGGAACCGGCCGgagccctcccctgccccaagcCGGCGGCCGGCCCCGGAGGCGCGGCGCGCCCAggaagaatccgaagcagaagAGGGCGGGCTCCGGCGAGGAGGAGCGAGGAGGGGGCGGCCCCCGGAAGCCGTGGACGTGCGGGGACTGCGGCAAGGCCTTCAGCTACTGCTCGGCCTTCACCCTGCACCAGAGAACCCACACCGGCGAGAGGCCGTTCGCGTGCGCCGATTGCGGCAAGGCCTTCAGCCAGAGCGTCCACCTGACGCTCCACCGGCGCACGCACACGGGCGAGCGGCCGTACGCGTGCCCCGAGTGCGGCAAGGCCTTCAGCCAGGGCTCCTACCTGGCGTCGCACTGGCGCACGCACACGGGCGAGCGGCTGCACCGCTGCGCCGACTGCGGCAAGGCCTTCGCGCGCCCCACGCACCTGGCGCAGCACCGGCGCGTGCACACGGGCGAGCGGCCGTACGCGTGCGGCCAGTGTGCCAAGGCCTTCCGCAACCGCTCGTCCCTGCTGGAGCACCAGCGCGTGCACACGGGCGAGAAGCCGTACGCGTGCGCGCGCTGCCAGAAGGCCTTCCGCTTCTCCTCGGCGCTCATCCGCCACCGGCGCACCCACACGGCCGAGCGGCCGTACGCCTGCGGCCAGTGCGCCAAGGCCTTCACGCAGCTCGCGCACCTGGCGCAGCACCGGCGCGTGCACACGGGCGAGAAGCCGTACGCGTGCCCCGAGTGCGGCGCGCCCTTCAGCCAGAGCGCCTCGCTGGCCGAGCACCGGCGCATCCACACGGGCGAGAAGCCGTACGCGTGCGCGCAGTGCGGCAAGGCCTTCACGCAGGTGTCGCACCTGGCGCAGCACCGGCGCGTGCACACGGGTGAGCGGCCGTACGCGTGCGCCGACTGCGGCCGCGCCTTCAGCAACCGCTCGCACCTGGCGCAGCACCGCCTGGTGCATACGGGCGCGCGGCCCTACCGGTGCCCGGAGTGCGGGGCGGCCTTCAGCCACGTGTCGTCTCTCATCGAGCACCAGAAGATccacacgggcgagaagccctACCGCTGCGGGGACTGCGGCAAGGCCTTCAGCCAGGGCTCGTCGCTGACGCTGCACCGGCGCATGCACACGGGCGAGCGGCCCTACGCGTGCCCCGAGTGCGGCAAGGCTTTCAGCAACCGCGCCTACCTCATCCAGCACCACATCGTgcacacgggcgagaagccctACGAGTGCGGCGGCTGCGGCAAGGCTTTCAGCTTCTCCTCCGCGCTCATTCGGCACCAGCGGACGCACGCCGACGGGAGGCCCTGCCCGCGCGTCCGCTGCGGCCACACCGCCACCCCGCTGCCGCACCTGACGGGTCCCCCGGGCTCCCCCCGGGAGGAGGAGCCAGGCAGCGGCAGCGACCCCACACAGAGTGCCACAGACCGGCAGAAGGACGAGCTGATGCCTAACGGGGACCTCTGA